The genome window GGGATGAATCTTTTCAAgcataaaaaaaaaaccctagaaaacaaTGGGGGAGGGGCGGATTTATTAAGGGCTAGGGTTGATTAAATACccctcaattttttttttttttttgcaaagcACAAAATACCCCGTTTAACTGGTTTTATGCTCGGTTTGTGTTAAGTGTTGTTAAGCCgaatatttttttcattttcgtAAGGGGGAGCGGGGCACCCTCGGTGACTCCCTTCGGGGACCATTGTTGCCGAGCGGTAAGGGTGCCGTCATCAAATAGGGGAGGGAAATCGGGGAGGGGGTTGGGGGAGAAGTCACCGCACAAGAAAGAGAGGAGATGGTGGACCCATAGCTTGTAACAACCaatcaattattattttttttttttttgaataaaaaaacaattctCCTAAGAGGGGTGCACCCCGTACGTTTTTGGACAAGAGGGAAGTTATAAAGGGGAAATGACATGGCAACTTATGATTGGGTTGAAAAAAGTTTCCCCTCACCTCATTAGGGGGTGCCCCCTTCACCCTAATACTAAAGGGTATGGTGAGGCTTATCCCCACGAGGATAGGCCGCCATGTAGGCGCCACATCACCGGCTCGTGGGGGATGGGCCTCCTTCATTTTTGAGGGGGGTGGACGATGGGGCTACCCCAccttaatattttataatttcctatttttttttattaacttaataaaaactttataaaaattaaaaaatacaacataaaacaacataaataaattcatttcataacataaaaaaaattacatttcctaaaaataaaaaaataaaaacatttccgaaaaaaaaattacatttcctaaaaataaaaaattatactACTCGTCTTCGTCTCCGTCACCGTCCCCGACGTTTACGCTGTTCCATATATGTTCTACCAAATCCTGTTGAAGGTTTGCATGCGTGAAGTCGTTGGTTAGCGCgaacgagtttaaatcctgttGCGTCGGATCTACCGGGACAGTATTCCCGTAAGATGCATTCTCATCATACTCACAAATCGCCCGACCTTCATCTTCAATAATCATGTTATGGAGCAAAATGCAAGCGTACATACAAAGGTGCAACCTCTTCGGTGTGAACGCACGTGCCGGTTGTTCAAGGATGacccatttttttttaaaacaccaaaagcacgttcgatgtcttttcttgcagcttcttgacgcttggcgaattttttccttttttcgtCCTCGGGAAATGAAATAGTCTTGACAATTGTAGACCAAGACGGATATATTCCGTCAGCAAGATAATACCCGCGTCTATACTCAACCCCTGAAACTGTAAAACGGGTGCCCGGACCGATTCCATTAACGACATCGCTAAAGATCGTCGATTGGTATAGCACATTGAGGTCATTGAGTGAACCAGGGAGCCCAAAGAAAGAATGCCAGATCCACAAATCTTGTGACACCACGGCCTCAAGTATTAAGGTTGGATGGTCGTGATCACCTCGCGTGTATTGGCCTCGCCACGCAGTCGGGCAGTTATGCCACGCCCAATGCATACAATCAATGCTACCAAGCATTCCCGGAAACCTGTGCCTTGCTTCATGAGCTTCGTACAACTGTTGAACATCGCACACGTTTGGTTTCCGCAAATATTGTTTGCTATACAGTTTCACCACATTATGGCAAAACCGATACAAACATTCCCGCGAAGTTCTTGCCGACATCTGTAAGTACTCGTCCAAAGCGTCGGCCACTGTCCCGTACGCGAGTTGGCGAATAGCCGCAGTACACTTTTGTAACGTGGTGAACCCTTCATAATTCCGAGCATTGGACCGTTGCGTGAAAAACGGGTCTAGCCCCGCCAAATCATCAGCAATCCGTGTGAATAACCGGCGACTCATTCGGAACCTTCGTTTGAAAATGTCGGCATTGTAAAGGGGTGCATCCAAAAAATAATCGTTCACCAATTTCTCGTGCGCTCCTGtcgtaaaaaatatataaatacgaggaaatatataaatatataaaatttattaatgACAAACCTTGGCGGTCTCTGTTAATCCGTATTCGTCTGGTAATAACGTTTTCAGACGAGCCATCTTCCTCTTCCTTTTCCTCCTCCAAAAGAATCTCCGCCGCCTTTACCACAACGTTTGCGAAAAACATCTCCTCTTCGTCTGATGAAGACGAGGGCCACCAAGAATTAGATGCCATTGTGGATgaaaagatattttttttataaaagattgGTATAAAAATGGgagtgtttttttataaaaatggatgagAATGAGAGAAGAATGGGTGAAATATTGAGGAAATGGTATAAAAAATGGAAGAAGAATGGGTATATATTTAAAgtgaaaaaggtttttttttttaattaaatctaGCCGTTATGTAACGGCTATATGTTTGAAACGTGGCACGTCGAGTTCGGTTGTGGGGAGCTGGGGACGACGGAACGGAAGggagggggcggtgtgggggaccggcgccggtcctagccgggcctcagccggcccccataccttctagtctaatATGAATGTttgtgtttcggttacttgtacagTTGTATATACTACTCATAACATGATCTTAATAAAAACTGCATTGTGTTAAACGATTAAAACGAAACACTATCACAGTTTTgctaaaaatattaaaacaaaacactacgtTACGACCACAATTTTGCTTAAAAACTAAAATAATGGCAAACCGTAgttttgaactgtgggcaaaatTATAATGTGTCTGGATCAATGAACGAGTGCCA of Helianthus annuus cultivar XRQ/B chromosome 1, HanXRQr2.0-SUNRISE, whole genome shotgun sequence contains these proteins:
- the LOC110931239 gene encoding uncharacterized protein LOC110931239, with protein sequence MASNSWWPSSSSDEEEMFFANVVVKAAEILLEEEKEEEDGSSENVITRRIRINRDRQGAHEKLVNDYFLDAPLYNADIFKRRFRMSRRLFTRIADDLAGLDPFFTQRSNARNYEGFTTLQKCTAAIRQLAYGTVADALDEYLQMSARTSRECLYRFCHNVVKLYSKQYLRKPNVCDVQQLYEAHEARHRFPGMLGSIDCMHWAWHNCPTAWRGQYTRDEGRAICEYDENASYGNTVPVDPTQQDLNSFALTNDFTHANLQQDLVEHIWNSVNVGDGDGDEDE